From the genome of Oscillospiraceae bacterium:
AAGGTGCACAAAACAGTCAGCGCCGCGACAATCACGCCGATAAAGGCAACACTCAGGGTTGTTTGTGCGTGCGTAATCAGCAGCACAACAGCTGTGATAAAAATCAGCGTGGCACAGGAAAAGGCTGCTTTGTTGGTAATGGCCCCGGCCGGCTGAGGGTAAGCTGTGGTCTGCGTGCGGTTGTTTTCACTTTGTTTCAGTTCTTTGCGGAAGCAAAGCCAGAAATACAGAAGCGTCAGCAAAAAGCAGATGCCTACAATCACGCCAGTGTTTGAAATAAAATCAGAGAACGTATAGCCTAGGCTCGTGCCGATAATAATATTTGGCGGGTCGCCGCACATGGTGGCTGCGCCGCCTAGGTTTGAGCAGAAAATTTCTGAAATAATCATTGGTACAGGGTTAAATTCCATTACTTTTGCAATCTCTGCAGTAACCGTTGCAAAAAACAGCACAACGGTAATGCTGTCGATAAACATAGAAAGTACAGCGGACATCACCATAAAGCAGATGAGCAGCGGCACGGTATGATAATGTACCTTTTTTGCGACCAGCAGGCAGATCCAGCGGAAAAATCCCGCTTTGCCCAGGCCCTCCACCATAATCATCATGCCGCAGATAAAAATAATGGTAGACCAGTTAATGCCGGAAGTCGCACCGGAAGATTTGCCGTACCAAAAGCCTTTCGTAGCAAGGCACTGCAGGTTCAGTGTTTCTACGACCGCTGTACCGCTGTGCATGCACAGCCCAAAGACTACGGCCAGCACCAGTGCACCGCTTACCAGGGTCACCATGTGCCGCTCGAATTTGTTGAGGATGATCAGCAGGAACATACCTAGAAAAATGATAATTGCGAGAATTTCTGCAACCATGTTGCACCAACACCTCCATTTTCACGAAAGGAAAACATACCCATGTGGCTGCCTTTCTCTTTCGTATATCCCTGCTCATGATAGTGCAAAAAGAATATAAAAGTCAAGCAAATAAAGAATTATTTATGTAAAATATAAGAATTTTTAATAAAATATTTGCCGCAAAAAGGAAAAAGGAAGAACCAAAACAAACAGGCCGCCCCAAAGCGGCCCGGCGGCCTGTACAAAAAAGCGGCAGCCGTTTGGCCGCCGCTTCTGTATTTTTACTTTGGTCCGGTTTCGTTTGCTGCGGTTACAGCGGCTGTCTCTTTTTCCGCTAAGCCGCGGTGACTGAGGGCGTTTGAAATAGAGCTGACAGACTGCGCGTATTCCATGGGGGTCATGCCGGTTTCGCGGCGGAAACACTGCGTAAAATAAGAGGCATTGCTGAAAGACAGGCACTCGGCGATTTCCGAAAAGTTTCGCTTGCCCTCGCGAATCAGCTGCTTTGCTACGCTGATTTTCATACGGTTGAAATACTGCATAATGCCGCAGTTCATGGATTTATGAAACAGCTGCTGCATACAGGAGCGGCTGATGAGCACGGCGGCGGAAATCTGCGGCACCGTCAGCCGCTCAGAAACGTGGCACTTTAGGTACTCGAAAATGCGGTTGAGCTGTTCGCGCTCTTTAGAGGACGACACAGCAGCAGAGGGGGAGGCCCCGGCGGGCAGCAGAGCGGCCTGTACCACTGGCAGGTGGGCCTGCTTGCGGCAAAGCTGAATCAGCAACTCTTCTAAATAAATGCAGATAAGCTGTTCGCTGCCGAACTCTGACTGCGGGGAGCGCTGCACCTGCTCGACAGAGGGCAGATTCAGCGGTGTGGAAAAGGCACTGCGCGCTTCCATAATAATTTTAGAGAGCAGCACCTTTTCTGTATCGTCAATATGAAACAGCCCCCTGCGCAGGCGGTCCATTTCCGGCGAGGTGCAGACAAAGGACGCGACAACCAGGTCGGGGGCGGTGCCCTGTATGGCTTTTAGCGCGTGAAACTCCATCGGTTCATGAAAGATCATGTCGCCTGTCTTTAAAATAACCGTTTTGTCTGCGGCGCGCACTTCGACACAGCCGCGGTCTACATAGAGAAATTCCCAAAAGTTGTGCTCTTCCCCTAAGAAACAAAAATTCTTGGCGTACTCAAAATAATGAATGGTGATGATTTCATTTATTTGAAAGGGCAGCTTCATCTGCGTGGTAAGGTAGGCCATGGGTCCCGCTCCTTTCTGCTGCAAGTGAATTATGCCGGAAAATGCGTTTCACTTTGCTTTTGCTTTTATTATAGGGACAAAACTTTAAAAAAGCAACTTTTTTGCATAATCGTCCGTGCACAGCATCAGCATGATTAGACATATACAACGGAAAGCATCTCGTACAATTTATTTTTTTATCTAAATACTGCAAAAATTGCTAAAAAAAGCAGATGGAAAAGCGACACTCGGACAATTTTAACTGAATCTCGGACAATATTCTATGGAAACACATTCTGCATATCCGTATACTGAATATTGAAGAAAAGATGTCGAAAATGAAATTGCTGCATGCAAAATATTCATTTTTCAGATGCCTTTGGAAAAGACTGAATGGAGGAAAAATGAAAATGGGTAAAAAACTGACTGTCGCTTTTGCGGGACTTGGCAACCGGGGAAAAGATACCTATGCGCCAACCGTAAAACTCTTTTCCGACCGCATGGAGATGGCGGCTATCGCCGATATTGACCCGGCAAAGGTAGAGGATGTCGCCAAAACGTACGGGATCCCCAAAGACCGCTGCTATACAAGCGTCGAGGAAATGCTCGCACAGCCAAAGCTTGCCGATGCCATGTTTATTACAACCCAGGACCGCCAGCATGTCAAGCAGGCGGTTGCTGCACTGAGAAAAGGCTATGACCTGCTGATGGAGAAGCCGATTTCGCCGGTTTTGGATGAGTGCCGCGAGATAGTGCGGGTGGCAAAAGAGACTGGCCGCAAGGTTGTCATCTGCCATGTGCTGCGGTACACACCTTTTTATATGAAACTCAAAGAGATACTGGACGCCGGCACCATTGGCGATGTGGTTTCCATTATGGGCATTGAAAACGTCTGCTACTGGCACCAGTGCCATTCCTTTGTGCGCGGCAACTGGCGCAATTCCGACCAGACCAGCCCCATGATTCTGCAGAAATGCTGTCATGATATGGACCTGTACCTTTGGCTTGCCAACAAAACTTGCAAGAGCGTTTCCTCTTACGGCGATACCTATCTCTTTAAAGAAGAAAATGCGCCGGAGGGCGCCGCCCTGCGCTGCATGGATGGTTGCAAAGCAAAAGAAAACTGCCCCTTTGATGCAGAAAAGATTTACTTGACCAATGAAGATACCGGAATTCTGCATGGTCACGACGGCTGGCCGTGCGAGGTGCTGGCAATGCATCCGACCGAGGAGAAAATCCGCGAGGCAATCCGCACCAGTCCTTACGGCCGCTGTGTTTTCCACTGTGATAACAATGTAGTGGACCATCAAGTGGTTAACTTGGAAATGACCGACGGCACAACCATGAGCTTTACCATGTGCGCATTTACTGCACAGGGCGGCCGCTATGCAAAGTTTATGGGTACAAAAGGTGATATTATCGCCGACCTGGGCAAAAATACCATAGATATCGGCGTGTTTGGCAAAAAACGCGACGTTATCGATGTTTCTAAATTGGCAGAGGACTTTTCCGGCCATGCCGGCGGCGACAACCAGTTGGTGCGCGAGTTCCTTGACATGGAACTCGACGGCAAGGTCGCCTCCAACATCACGTCACTTGAGCGCTCTATGGAAAGCCACTATATTGCCCTTGCGGCAGAGCGTTCCCGCTTGCGCGATGGCGCGGTGGTCACCCTAGAAGAAATGCGCAGTGATACCTAAAAAGCTGTCGGCTGCAGCTTGCAATCGCAGAATGAAAAGAGTTTGTGTGCGGAAATTCGGATGAAAAAGAATAAGCGGCTTAAAATCAGGCTCTTATAAAACAATTCACGCAAAGAGAAAGGAAGCAACGAATATGAAAAAGGCAATCAAATCCGTCATTGCTGTAGCACTTGCTTCGACAATGGCAGCAACAGCGCTGGCCGGCTGCGGCGCGGGCAGTTCCTCCGGTTCCGCAGCCTCTGCAGGCGGCTCCGGCGAAAAAGTTACGCTGAACCTCGGCTATTGGGACAACGAACGCCAGGGCGATACCATGAGAAAACTGGTTGCAGCCTACACCAAAGAAAATCCGAATGTAACCATCAACCTGCAGTACACGCCCTATAAAGGCGGCGAGTATTGGACAAAGCTGGACGCTTCTATGAACGGCGGCACTGCCCCGGATGTTTTCTGGATGAACTGCCTGCACGCAAAGAAGTACGTAAACGGCAATATGCTGGAGCCTCTGGACGATGCGCTGAAAGCGGCCAATATCGATGTCACCAAAGACTTCCCGACTGCCTTGTCTCAGATTTATACCTTTAACAGCAAGGTCTACGCTGTACCGAAAGACTTTGATACCAACGCTGTTTGGTACAACAAAGAAATTTTTGACGCGGCAAAGGTTCCTTACCCGAAAGACGGCTGGACCTGGGAAGATATGGTCGCCACCGCGAAAAAGCTGACAAATTCCTCTAAGGGCATTTACGGCATTGCTTCTCCGCTGGATTTCCAGACCTGCTACTGGAATACGATTTTTGCAAACGGAGGTTCCATTGTCTCCAGCGATTCCAAGTCAACCCTGTACAGTGATGCAAAGACCATGGGCGGCATTCAGCCATGGATTGACCTGATTCTCAAGGACAAGGTTTCCCCAGATATCAATACTTTGACCGATAACTCCGCCGATTCCCTGTTTGAGTCCGGCAAACTGGCCATGTGCTATGGCGCTTCTTATATGATCGCCGAGTATTTGAGCAGCGACACCATCAAGGGAAAAGTCAACCTGGTCAGCCTGCCCACCCTCAACGGCAGCAAGGGCAATGTCATCAACGGCCTGGGTTATGCTGTTTACAGCAAGTCTAAGCAAAAAGAAGCGGCCAAAAAACTCGCTGCATGGCTCGGCTCTGCAGAAGCACAGAAGATTCAGGGCGAAGTCGGCGCTGTTATTTCTGCCCGCAACGATGCACAGCAGTACTTTACCAAGACGCAGCCGTCTCTGAATCTGCAGGTTTATATCGACGCTGTCGCAGACTCGAAGCCGCTGCCGACCCTCACGGTTTCCAGTGAACTGTTTGACAACGAGTCCAAGTACCTGAAGCAGGCATGGGCGGGCACGATGACGCTGAAAGATGCGTGCGCAAAACTGGACGCAGATAACAAGACACTGCTCGAAAAAGAAAAGTAAGATAAAGGAGATGTGCGTCACATGAGCATCCCAAATGGACAGGCGCAGGGCTTGGTCCGACAAAAAAATAAAGCAAAATACCGCGGGTGGCTGTGCGCATATCTGTTTATTGCGCCCCTGATGATTGGTTTGATTGTGTTTTACATCATTCCTTTCATACAAAGTGTTCTTTACAGCTTTACAGATATCGACAGCTTTAATAATGCCACGTTTATCGGTATGGCAAATTACCAGAAGATGTTTACCGACCCGGACATGTGGCGCTCCCTCGGCAATACCCTTTTGTGGGTTGTTATTACAGTGCCAATCGGCATTCTGCTTTCGCTGATTGTCGCCGCGCTGCTAAACACAAACATCAAGGGAAAGTCCGCCTACCGCACACTTTACTTTCTGCCTGTGGTCACCATGCCCGCAGCCATTGCCATGGTGTGGAAGTGGATTTTTAACGGACAGTTTGGTATTCTCAATCAGTTTCTTGCGCTGTTTGGCATACCGGCGCACAACTGGATCACCGACCCAAAGTATGCCTTTTGGATGGTGATGATTGTCGGTATCTGGAGCGCCATGGGCTACAATATGGTTATCCTGCTTGCCGGTATGCAGGGCATTTCCGGTTCATACTATGAAGTGGCCTCGATTGAGGGCGCCAATCCCTTTCAGCAGTTTTTCAAAGTGACTCTTCCTCTTTTGACCCCGACTCTTTTCTTTGTCCTTTTAACTTCTATTATCAGCGGTTTCCAGGTTTTCGATATCATCTACATGATGATCGGAAAGGGCAGCCCGGCATACGAATCCACCCAGACGATTCTGATGCTGTACTACCGCAACGCCTTTGACTACTCGAATAAGGGCTATGCTTCGGCGGTTGCCGTATTCCTGTTCCTGATTATTCTGGTCATTACCGCGGTACAGATGAAGCTGCAGAAAAAGTGGGTAAATTATGACTGAGGCCGCTGGCCCCGGGCAGAGAAAGAAGAGGAAGTGAAAACATGAAACTCAGAAAGAGAGGACGGATCGTAGTCCACATTATTCTGCTGCTTGGTTTGATCATCGTAGTGTTTCCCTTTATCTGGATGCTCCTGACCTCTTTCAAGACACATGCAGAAGCTGTGCAGGTCCCTCCGTGTATTTTCCCAAAGCATTTGAATCTGGAAGGTTACACAAAGATTTTTACTGAACTTCCATTTTTACAAGTCTACTGCAATACCATTATTTCCACAATCGTAACCGTGGTGGCGCAGGTTGTGCTGTGCTCTATGGCGGGTTATGCGTTTGGCCGGCTGGAGTTCCCCGGCAAAAACGTCATCTTCCTGCTGATTCTATCCGTTTTAATGGTTCCCGGGCAGATTTTCTTAGTCCCGCAGTACCTGATTATCATGCACATGGGCCTGCTGGATACCATTGCGGCGCTGTTCCTGCCAAACCTGTTTAGTGCATTTGGTACCTTCCTGCTGCGGCAGTTCTTTATGTCGCTGCCCAAAGAGCTGGAAGAGGCCGCTGTGCTGGACGGCTGCAATCAGTTCCAGACTTTCGGCAAGATTATGCTGCCGCTGGCAAAGCCCGGCATTGTCTCTCTGGTGATTTTCACCGCGAAGTTCGCATGGAACGACTTCATGTGGCCGCTGATTGTCAACACTTCGCTGGATAAGACCATTTTGGGCCCGGCGCTGTCGGCGCTGCAGGGGCAGTACACAAACGACTATACCGGCCAAATGGCGGGCGCGGTTCTGTCGGTTATTCCGATTGTTATTCTGTTCTTCATTTTCCAAAAGCAGTTTATCGAGGGTGTCGCGCAGGCCGGAATCAAGGGCTGAGCTTTTGTTTTCGGCTGCATCGCAGTCGCTTTTGAAAATTTAAATTTTCCGAAAGATATCCGCTTCATGCAGCATGGGGC
Proteins encoded in this window:
- a CDS encoding Gfo/Idh/MocA family oxidoreductase, whose product is MGKKLTVAFAGLGNRGKDTYAPTVKLFSDRMEMAAIADIDPAKVEDVAKTYGIPKDRCYTSVEEMLAQPKLADAMFITTQDRQHVKQAVAALRKGYDLLMEKPISPVLDECREIVRVAKETGRKVVICHVLRYTPFYMKLKEILDAGTIGDVVSIMGIENVCYWHQCHSFVRGNWRNSDQTSPMILQKCCHDMDLYLWLANKTCKSVSSYGDTYLFKEENAPEGAALRCMDGCKAKENCPFDAEKIYLTNEDTGILHGHDGWPCEVLAMHPTEEKIREAIRTSPYGRCVFHCDNNVVDHQVVNLEMTDGTTMSFTMCAFTAQGGRYAKFMGTKGDIIADLGKNTIDIGVFGKKRDVIDVSKLAEDFSGHAGGDNQLVREFLDMELDGKVASNITSLERSMESHYIALAAERSRLRDGAVVTLEEMRSDT
- a CDS encoding sugar ABC transporter permease yields the protein MSIPNGQAQGLVRQKNKAKYRGWLCAYLFIAPLMIGLIVFYIIPFIQSVLYSFTDIDSFNNATFIGMANYQKMFTDPDMWRSLGNTLLWVVITVPIGILLSLIVAALLNTNIKGKSAYRTLYFLPVVTMPAAIAMVWKWIFNGQFGILNQFLALFGIPAHNWITDPKYAFWMVMIVGIWSAMGYNMVILLAGMQGISGSYYEVASIEGANPFQQFFKVTLPLLTPTLFFVLLTSIISGFQVFDIIYMMIGKGSPAYESTQTILMLYYRNAFDYSNKGYASAVAVFLFLIILVITAVQMKLQKKWVNYD
- a CDS encoding carbohydrate ABC transporter permease, which gives rise to MKLRKRGRIVVHIILLLGLIIVVFPFIWMLLTSFKTHAEAVQVPPCIFPKHLNLEGYTKIFTELPFLQVYCNTIISTIVTVVAQVVLCSMAGYAFGRLEFPGKNVIFLLILSVLMVPGQIFLVPQYLIIMHMGLLDTIAALFLPNLFSAFGTFLLRQFFMSLPKELEEAAVLDGCNQFQTFGKIMLPLAKPGIVSLVIFTAKFAWNDFMWPLIVNTSLDKTILGPALSALQGQYTNDYTGQMAGAVLSVIPIVILFFIFQKQFIEGVAQAGIKG
- a CDS encoding AraC family transcriptional regulator, encoding MAYLTTQMKLPFQINEIITIHYFEYAKNFCFLGEEHNFWEFLYVDRGCVEVRAADKTVILKTGDMIFHEPMEFHALKAIQGTAPDLVVASFVCTSPEMDRLRRGLFHIDDTEKVLLSKIIMEARSAFSTPLNLPSVEQVQRSPQSEFGSEQLICIYLEELLIQLCRKQAHLPVVQAALLPAGASPSAAVSSSKEREQLNRIFEYLKCHVSERLTVPQISAAVLISRSCMQQLFHKSMNCGIMQYFNRMKISVAKQLIREGKRNFSEIAECLSFSNASYFTQCFRRETGMTPMEYAQSVSSISNALSHRGLAEKETAAVTAANETGPK
- a CDS encoding citrate transporter; the encoded protein is MVAEILAIIIFLGMFLLIILNKFERHMVTLVSGALVLAVVFGLCMHSGTAVVETLNLQCLATKGFWYGKSSGATSGINWSTIIFICGMMIMVEGLGKAGFFRWICLLVAKKVHYHTVPLLICFMVMSAVLSMFIDSITVVLFFATVTAEIAKVMEFNPVPMIISEIFCSNLGGAATMCGDPPNIIIGTSLGYTFSDFISNTGVIVGICFLLTLLYFWLCFRKELKQSENNRTQTTAYPQPAGAITNKAAFSCATLIFITAVVLLITHAQTTLSVAFIGVIVAALTVLCTFLTSGKENTKYIFTHLDYKTLLFFIGLFVAVSGLEKTGVLASIASFISSASHGNMMIMLAIILWISASASAFIDNIPFAATMVPVIRSIAATQNVPLAILAWTLSLGTDLGGNATPIGASANVVGTSVAAKEGHLISWGQYCKYCVPATLLVVGASMLCLFKIYL
- a CDS encoding sugar ABC transporter substrate-binding protein → MKKAIKSVIAVALASTMAATALAGCGAGSSSGSAASAGGSGEKVTLNLGYWDNERQGDTMRKLVAAYTKENPNVTINLQYTPYKGGEYWTKLDASMNGGTAPDVFWMNCLHAKKYVNGNMLEPLDDALKAANIDVTKDFPTALSQIYTFNSKVYAVPKDFDTNAVWYNKEIFDAAKVPYPKDGWTWEDMVATAKKLTNSSKGIYGIASPLDFQTCYWNTIFANGGSIVSSDSKSTLYSDAKTMGGIQPWIDLILKDKVSPDINTLTDNSADSLFESGKLAMCYGASYMIAEYLSSDTIKGKVNLVSLPTLNGSKGNVINGLGYAVYSKSKQKEAAKKLAAWLGSAEAQKIQGEVGAVISARNDAQQYFTKTQPSLNLQVYIDAVADSKPLPTLTVSSELFDNESKYLKQAWAGTMTLKDACAKLDADNKTLLEKEK